The genomic stretch AGCCGTTACAGCATTTAACATGGCAACGGAGTGCCACATCATCGCTACAATTGCTAACTCATTATCGGAAAGAGGTCCAGGGACCACTATAATGTCCGGAGCTCGATCTGAAGGGCCATTTTAGTGAAATTAGGATTTGAAGGACTAAATTGGATAGTGGCGTAAATCTTAGGGAGCATTATGAGAATTTACTCTCCATTTAACCTTAGATAGGTTTGATACTTCTTGATTCATGGATGATTGAGATAATTATGTTTGCAGAGGCAGCATTTTGGGATAAGGTTTATGTTCTCAAGGAATGAGATGATGGCTATTGAAGTTGAACGAAGAGAGCGTGAAAAGAGTGGAAGAGAATCAGATTGCTTGTATTGCAAGaatgaaattgagggagtttgTTACAACAAAATTGAGGgggagaaaataataaaatctacatAGCATGTGCTCAGCTATATATATTTGCGGAAGGACATACTTCTATTGCAGGATTGCTTCTAATTTTGTTATCTATCATaactcactcactcactcactcgGGTCTGGTATGCATGGATAAAAGACTACGTAAAGGGGGTAACAATATGCGTAAAAGTTGACGAATGATGATGCAACATACATCAGGAGATTAATTAAAAGGCAAATTCTCTAATGTCTTTGAGTTTGATGTCAAATTTACCATACTTATCTTTTAAggtaaatattaaatatttaaaaattattttttttatattttttaaattaaatattatttttttatttttttatagtaaattaGATACATATAAGTATCATAGTAATCACCtaattaaaattagaactgTTCGAAAATTGATGCAACATATTATTAACCAACACTTTTagctaatattttaaaatattattggtTAACTattgactaaaaataataacttatactaatttaatagcattgtttttttatatataaaataaaatactacaCATAAGATGCTGGTGTTGcttgattaattaatttttttgaagagTGTAATTTAATGTACTCacagtataaaatattttatacaattgTGCAATTACAGCTGTTTCCTTTGATGACCATTCACACGGTTAATGTAAAAGGTAGTTATTATTGTTAAATGTGTCGTTATGTAGTTACACGTGTAAAACAGTTTTATACAAAcctgcatcaaaattaaattttttgtatgaatTGAATCGTTACATGTCATATGTTGTTCTTCACATGCTTTCACGACACATATCCCAAACACTTTTCGTAATTCTTCAATTCTGCAATCAACATTTTTTCCTTTATATATATAGGATTAAGCCATTAAGCGGTTTTTAGAACATGCAAAAATTTTCCCCAACACTGGAACAAAATTatcaaatgaaaaaaatgagaaatcTTAAGCACCTCACATGATTTCTAACTAAAATAATTTACAGTTATGCAACTATAATGAAACAAAATTACAACCTGCTCTTGGAGTAAaccaaaatataaataaatgttGACTGACTGAATATATATTTCAAGGCTGGATAAGgtgggtatatatatatatatataaagagaaaCAAATTTTCTtccaataaaaaaatctaatcttCTCTGTAAATATGCACTCGTTAGTCGTTATCGTATTTGGAAAATGGCAATCCTTTGTTGAAACAAATAAATCCTTGAGCACCTTCTAGTATCGATATTCTTAGGAAATCATGTATGGCCTTTTCCATGAAAGTTTAGCAGCAATCTTTATTTGTATTGCAAAGCTAATCAGCAATCACCATACTTTCGTTCACATGTTTTAACTATTGCTTGATCAATTAGGTACATTTTATATTAGAATCTCAATGCATACTTACAATAAATAATAGGTACCACTTAACATGAAAACAGAGAatgtttcaaaaatatctttcctCCTCAAGGCAATAGATTTAATTACTTATCAGTGAAACACAACTACCGATTTGTAATTGGTACATATAGACAACTTACGGGGCACGAAGCAATGAACTTAACTAACAATAGAAGAAGATTCTACCAACGACGATACAATAGTAGAAGATTCTATCACCAACCTTATCTGAGAAGACAGAACAGGCCTAGGAGGCAATTCCAGGAAATTCATGCTGCCTTCCAACATTTCTACAACTTTGCTCATTGTTGGTCTATCATCTGGAATTGGTTGAATGCACCATAAACCCACCACTGTCATTTTCTTAACAACATCATTTTCCTCTATGATCACCTCCCCATCATCATCGGGTCCTAATTGACTGCCTTGCTCAAGCCTTTTGTATATCCAGTCAGGGAAGTACATCTCGCTTGATTGACTTGGTTCTGCAGTTATGTTCTTCTCCTTCATTCCTACCATTTCTAGAAGCATCATTCCATAGCTATAAACATCAGATTTATATGAAACTCTACCGAAATGTCTATTTGACACTTCTGGAGCTATGTACCCTATTGTTCCTCTAGTTTCAGACATTGAAATATGACTTTCTTTTCTAGAACAAAGCTTTGCTAGCCCAAAATCTGATATCTTGGGACAAAAGTTTTCGTCCAAAAGAATATTATGTGGTTTTATGTCAAAATGTAAAATTCGAATGTTGCATCCTCTATGCAAATACTCCAATCCTCTAGCAATCCCTATggaaatttgatacaaattatCCCAACTCAAGAGTGGAGTATTCTTAGGGTCCTTTTTGTAAATAAAATTGTCAAGGGAACCATTGGACATAAACTCATAGATGAGAACTTTCTTATGACCTTCAAAACAAAATCCAAGAAGAGTGACAACATTAACATGAGAAGTTCTACTAATGCTAGCTACCTCGTTAATAAATTCTTCACCATTTCCTTTGGATGGATTCAATATTTTGACAGCCACATCAAAACCATTGGATAACTTTCCCTTATATACAGCACCAAAACCGCCTTGTCCTAATTTATCTTTGAAAGAGTTGGTCATTTTCTTCACATCCGAAAATTTATATCTCTTCAAAGATAAGACTCCATGATTTTTCAAGAAGGTCTCAATCTGTTGGTTACTCTTTATCTTCAATGATTTCGGCGCTAAACAAGTAGCCAACAGTCTGAAAACTGTAATTACTGCAACTGTTACACCTGAACCTGATACAAGTAGTAGTTTTAGAGAATTAGTGGTTAAGAAACATTTAACATGATTTGACTTTCTATAAATGTTCTAGAGAAACAGAACCAAACTATGTGCTATGTTTCTGGGATCTTTCCTAAGAAAGTTATGATGGTTGGAATGTAATTGACAGAAAGGGCCATGTGTAATCACACCCGTAAGAAGCTTCAAGGGGAGCTGTTTGATCTCACATGACCATGTTGTGTGATTAAGAGAAATTAAGGCTGTCAAGGAGCTATACTAATACCAGAAAGTAGTACAAGTATCCTTCCTTGTACCCAAATTTACCATCAATTAAGGTTATGAGGAACGCTAAGGACCAACACGTTTAGGGAAAAACAAGAGAGAGTGAACTAGTGTTGGTTCAAATATAAGgctaaaaacaaaataagaagTGTTGTTACTTAACATTTCTCTTGAGGTTATAACATAAACTTGGTGACCTtaggaaaaaaataattaaataacatGCGACTTAACTAGCGTAGTGCCATGCGACAGCAAGAGAACATTGAAGCTGCGCTCCAAAGTATTGACTTCTCTTCTCAGTGTCTTTGAAAGATGATGGATCAGAAGACATTCCATAAGTAGTCTTCTTTCGCCTTTGATAGAAATAGATGGCCATGGCCATGGCAAGGGCTAGCACTCCAACCACAACAGCAGCCACTAAGAAGATGCACATAAACTTTCAGCTAATATGTGTTTTTCGTAGGTATTCAATAATGAAACGAACACAACACAAAATATCACAGGAGGCCGGATGGATTACCTGTACCTATAACTATCCATCTCAAGTGATTTCCTGCAAGGGTTAACGCTGAAAACAAAGATGAGTTTTACCTTAAACAGTTAACAAGTTTAACGTAAAGCCAGCAAACATAATCATTAAAGTTTGAGTGTGTGCTTTTACCAAATGTTatatgaagaaagaaagaagcaTTAGCCATAAGAATGTGAATATGAGGAAGGTGAAAAGAAGAACACTTGCTAAGGAAACTAGAAAAAAATGATCAGAACTTAGTAAAATGAAGGATGAAACTGGAAAGGCCATAACTAGCGTAGGAAAGTGAAGTATTGAAGCAAAAAGATAAGTGGGGACAGTTAAGACATACTGTTACGATGAGGACATTGGAGGGCGTTAGATCCATCATTCTTTGCCCCGTGccacaaataataaaaaaatccttTTACAGTGGGGCAAAAAATAACAGATGGTGTGGCCTAACTAAAAGTATTACAATTAAAGAGTTAGAAGTTACGATGAAGTTCCTTAGACAAGCTTATATATGGTATAATTATTTAGAGATTTCAGATTTCTATCATTTTCATAtctatatatctatctgttctGTTGAGGATTGGAGGTTTCCTACTCATTACCT from Arachis stenosperma cultivar V10309 chromosome 9, arast.V10309.gnm1.PFL2, whole genome shotgun sequence encodes the following:
- the LOC130948148 gene encoding LEAF RUST 10 DISEASE-RESISTANCE LOCUS RECEPTOR-LIKE PROTEIN KINASE-like 2.5 isoform X2, yielding MDWHVHSELPMVLASIGTVISLLLMTALPPSLSQSLPTGNHSLCRLPYECGEQQLYYPFWGRDRPSQCGGNDRLQLFCMEENYTYIEMGLKRVGVVNDDDHDNSVKLVPLAVADGGPDVYSWDYGYSLDFPLLMYNQTVHNITIFYDCTYSRDYQSLGCGGSGGDVVYYNGTEKEVLASHQELKDCHHRIQVAAEAVELNGVGVHDAFPLYFGKGVSVSYTYSQDCMRCVESKGSCGSNDAHAFTCYCPDGSIALPCSHPVPAPDPPPGPRPDYRSQEKRNHLRWIVIGTVAAVVVGVLALAMAMAIYFYQRRKKTTYGMSSDPSSFKDTEKRSQYFGAQLQCSLAVAWHYASSGVTVAVITVFRLLATCLAPKSLKIKSNQQIETFLKNHGVLSLKRYKFSDVKKMTNSFKDKLGQGGFGAVYKGKLSNGFDVAVKILNPSKGNGEEFINEVASISRTSHVNVVTLLGFCFEGHKKVLIYEFMSNGSLDNFIYKKDPKNTPLLSWDNLYQISIGIARGLEYLHRGCNIRILHFDIKPHNILLDENFCPKISDFGLAKLCSRKESHISMSETRGTIGYIAPEVSNRHFGRVSYKSDVYSYGMMLLEMVGMKEKNITAEPSQSSEMYFPDWIYKRLEQGSQLGPDDDGEVIIEENDVVKKMTVVGLWCIQPIPDDRPTMSKVVEMLEGSMNFLELPPRPVLSSQIRLVIESSTIVSSLVESSSIVS
- the LOC130948148 gene encoding LEAF RUST 10 DISEASE-RESISTANCE LOCUS RECEPTOR-LIKE PROTEIN KINASE-like 2.1 isoform X1 — encoded protein: MDWHVHSELPMVLASIGTVISLLLMTALPPSLSQSLPTGNHSLCRLPYECGEQQLYYPFWGRDRPSQCGGNDRLQLFCMEENYTYIEMGLKRVGVVNDDDHDNSVKLVPLAVADGGPDVYSWDYGYSLDFPLLMYNQTVHNITIFYDCTYSRDYQSLGCGGSGGDVVYYNGTEKEVLASHQELKDCHHRIQVAAEAVELNGVGVHDAFPLYFGKGVSVSYTYSQDCMRCVESKGSCGSNDAHAFTCYCPDGSIALPCSHPVPAPDPPPGPRPDYRSQEKTLTLAGNHLRWIVIGTVAAVVVGVLALAMAMAIYFYQRRKKTTYGMSSDPSSFKDTEKRSQYFGAQLQCSLAVAWHYASSGVTVAVITVFRLLATCLAPKSLKIKSNQQIETFLKNHGVLSLKRYKFSDVKKMTNSFKDKLGQGGFGAVYKGKLSNGFDVAVKILNPSKGNGEEFINEVASISRTSHVNVVTLLGFCFEGHKKVLIYEFMSNGSLDNFIYKKDPKNTPLLSWDNLYQISIGIARGLEYLHRGCNIRILHFDIKPHNILLDENFCPKISDFGLAKLCSRKESHISMSETRGTIGYIAPEVSNRHFGRVSYKSDVYSYGMMLLEMVGMKEKNITAEPSQSSEMYFPDWIYKRLEQGSQLGPDDDGEVIIEENDVVKKMTVVGLWCIQPIPDDRPTMSKVVEMLEGSMNFLELPPRPVLSSQIRLVIESSTIVSSLVESSSIVS